GATACCGTCGGTAGAGCACCTCCATGTGCTCGATCATGCTGTAGCCCTCCACCCGCAAGATGTTGCCGTAATTCACCCAAATCATGTCGTGGGCGATTAGTGCCAGTTTGCACAGGCACGGGAACGTAGTCCCCATGTAAGCTGGGAAGTGCGGTCCGTCGGGAGATTTGCCGTCTTCGAAGTCTGCTGCGTCTCCTGGAATTGGCGATCTTGGCGGATACGCTATTTTGCACGTCTTGTTCTGTGCACATTGTGTACTTTTGGATGGTCAAGAAATGTTAGCTGCCCGGAAAGGAAAACAttaggggagggggttgcgAGGTCATTCCTGACGTCAATGGCGCTTTGCAAACGCTTCTGGTCAACGGCAAAACGTACGTGATGTAGACAAAACTTCCCCAGGCTGTTTGTGTCAGTGATTTCTCCCAGAGAAAGTCGGTAGCTCCGTCTGGCCATCTCTCGGAcatgccctcgtcggcgataCCAAACAGCCCTATGCTTTTGGCGAGATCGATGGCGTGATCCATGTGCTCGGTAGCGGCTGTGGTGCTCTTCGCATGGCAGGTCGCGGACATGCTCAGGTAAAGCATGGCTGCCACGGTGTTTGGAGTTGACATTCCCATTGCCGTCTCGTGTTCCAGAAGCTGTTGCGCCTCATCATAGAAGGAATAACTCCAAGCCGTCGCCTCCAAATCGTAAGACGTGTAAGCCTGCTGCAACACGATATCAGGGCAAGTTCGCGGACCATGACTTAACGGACAAGAGCAAGGCATCTTACACAAGCCCAACTAAGCAGGGAGCTGACGAGGAGTCTGGAACAAAAGCGAGAGCCGCCGGATATCAAGTCGTTGAGGAAGAGATCAACGTCGAATAGTGCCGTGATCGCGTGATCTGTTTCGAGATACAGAGAAACGATTCTCCTGGCTGCTGGGCTGGGGATCTTCACTGCAGTCCATGCCAAAATGTCCGCGTTGAGAAGCCTTTCGTCACAGAGAGGTGGGGGACTGACAATCCCAGCCTCTCGCTTGCCGGGCTTGCCTTGGGAACTAAAGCTGAAACTGTGACCGGCACTCCCATCTCGCGAGTTCGCGGTCATGAAACGAGGCCTACCGCTAGAAGAAGACGCTTCTGATTCTGtaggagggaggggagatggCGTGTCCGTCGAAATTGGCGAAAGTCTAGTCAATACGTCCGAGTTTAGCCTTCCGGAACCGGATTTGAATCTTTCAACTCTCCAACTCGCAACATTGCCGTTTTTGACGATTGTTACAAAGCCACGATCTTGACCGGAATTCCTCTACAAGATAGAATTGACAAAAAACAACAACTTACCCTGCAGAAGGCGATTCGATGGAAATGCCTGGAGCTGATTTCAAAGCGGAGTCGAAATCTAGGCGTGGAAGTTCTGTCGGAGCCCAGGGTGAAtaggcggcggcgtgacGCACCATTAACTCGAACTCTAGAGAATTCTgaccaggaggaggagccgccTGGAGGAGGTTGGGAAAGGGGATTTCATCGGCGGAATGGAACTGCCCTCTGAGGCTATCGACGATGTTCCCGGCATCTCTCCCGGCCCGCAACTGCTGGAGGACGTCGTGAACTTGGTCATCGGGCACGAAACGAAGAAGCCCGAGCAGCGCAGCAGCGTGTTTGTGACGGTTTGCTGTCTTCTCGTCGAGCAACTTCATCCCCGAGGGAATGGAGTTCAGAATCGTCTTGGATATGGTGGCATATTCGCAGGCAAGACCGCGGCGTTTGCAGTGACTGCATGGCTGTAGGCCGTTGCACTAGAATACAGGTCAGTGTCTTGAGCAGAAGGGGTTGATTAGGCCACATTTTCTCTTGATGGCAGTGGTTTCTTTCCCCTTTTCTGATGGTACTTGTTCCCTCAGAATCATTCGTGGACGTGTTTCCCAGGCGTGTTCGCGAAGGGGGCAGTGTGAAGCCTAAACGAAGTTGCGATGGGCAACATCACCAACCCACAACCCACAACCCACGTCCCCCCAACCAACGCACAACGCACAAATGCACCATACGCACGAATGCACCACTGCCAAAGAAGGTCCCAAAaagggcgagagagagagagcataCCCCTATCTTCTTCTCGCGACAGCTGTTACAGGCCTTAGTGGTCGCTCGGCGCTTCCTCTTGGACCCCTCTTGGCCGCTAGAAATCCCGGATAcagcctcgccatcctcgttGGCGAGGTTCTCGTTGGAAGTAGTTGGAGGACCTGGAAGGATGTTCCTGTACTTGCGTTCCCGTTGCATGGGTTGCTGAGGTCCGAGAGggggagcttctcgaggccgGGATGATGGCGTAATCTGGCCGGCGATTCGATCGAGGGAAAGATGAAGGAGGTTGAGAACGCGGGACAAGGTGGCCTCATACTAGTAGTCCATAACCTGATAGGCGATGCTTATATGCAATTGTGTGTGTGACAGCGCTTGGGACGGAAGTGCAGCGAGAGGGAGGTATTGGGGTGGATGTGGCTAGGTAGGTTAGGTAGATGTATGAGGGTAGCACATAGGCACGCAATAATACACCAAGTCTAAGGGAAACAAGTGGAGGGTCGAGGTAAAGCAATGTGTTGGTGGCTGCtgtccagtccagtccagtccagtccagtccagtccaggGGGGGCCAAGGTGGGATACAAGTACTTGGATAACAATTTCTCGTGCGGATGGCGACCTAACGAGTTACTCGAGAATCGCGCACACTGTGTTCATGGCGCTGCTTGTCCACGCTCGCCCAGCGAGTTTGTTCTCAATGCCAGATTTACACTACTGTAAACCACTTGCATCAGTACCATGGCCAGTTTTTGTTCGCTACATTACATCTGTAGGTAGCAATGTTCAGTATGGAAAGTCTTATTTTTAGAAGAGTAACATTGCCTCTTTTTATCCATGGTCTCGGTCCCAATTGTTGCTGTGTGACTTGGGCGCCTCTTTCGGATGACGCTTCGTCGAGACAGGCTCCTCTTGGGAAATCAGGATTCCTGCTCCAGAGACCGGCGGCCAAGAAGCGCGTACGAATAGGGTTTCTCAGTGAAAAAAACGCGGATGGTCTTCACATTTGACGTCCGGCATGGGGGAGTTGAATCGCATTGTTCAGGCTATGTTTTGATCGTTTTCTTGGTACGACGTCTTGCACAACCCTAATACAACCACCAGAGCCCCAGCCAGCATGTGACAAACCACGCAGGACTGCAGCATTCGAGACCCGGGCGCTTGCCGCTCGGTTATGACGCTGTCCATGTTTAATTGGAGCAGGAGGGCAGGGTGGCAACATAGAGGGACCAAAGCCTCCGAGTGGCCATGCTTTTCCCAGTTTTGCTGGTCGATTTGTGAATCGAAGTCAGCTGGGATAGCTTTCTCAGATGCCAATACCATTCCAAGATGACCGCAAAACTGGACGCCTTTCATTCACAACCCTTGAATTGCTGAACACGTTGATGTTTTTTTTTAAATTTCTTGCGCGACTCGGGGGTTCCTCCGAAACTATCGGTTGGTGCCCGTTCGAGCCGTTGTGAGAATCGATAATATGTGGGCGCATCGATCATTCAAGCCCAACGACGTGGGTTGGTTGACATTTCGCGATATCAGCACAATCTCCCCACATGCTTGTGCTTGTCGTCGTAGTGAGAAAATCGCAAGCTGAGGACTACCACAAGTCTCCAGAATGGCCCAAAAGGCGAACACATTTACATTCATTCACAAGGAGGAAGTAGAGGTTGAGACGACATGGGCACGGGGAATCGGTAATGAGGCTGCCTCTCAATCGTCTATTGCACCAAGGGGAACCCAAGGGTCGCGAGGACAGGCTATGTTTGAAATCCCTAGGTCAATTCTACAAAGGGCCCTACGAATAGACAACAAACTGGTTCGCTCAAAGACAATTGATTCTTACCGAGTATTTAGTACATCTTGAAGGCAGAGGCAGTAGAACGCGTTCCTGGCAATACGGTTCAGTCCGTAGTTGTTGGTAATACTGGATGGAGCTTGGCGTCCGACTTTCAATCTGGGTTTGCCACGCCGCAATTGGGACTAGAGGAGAAACTTTGATTGAAAATTAGGGGTCATTCGAATCCCCCCTCCAAGATTCCCTTTTCCGTTCTCGAGGCatgagaggaggagagaggagggacgaggggggggggggtaacTGAACTACAGATGGACGGGGAGCGCCGCCCCCCCATAGAGTCTAAAAACTCACTGCTCTGTGGTTATGTCAGCAGAGAGCCCCATAATCTCGGCCGGAAGGGACCGCTTGTAGATCCGGCTCCGGTTCCAGCTCCAAATCCCCCGAAACAAAAAGGTACGTACCCTTTCTATCCCGTCTGGGCCGTCTCTACAGAGTAAGTATTTGCATCTGTTTTGTCTTGTTCTATATGTAGctgtatctgtatctgtatctATATTTGTATCATCCTTCACATCGTCTTTAATGACTGCTTCTTGGTGCCTCGAACAGCACCGCCGTCCCTTGCCCCATCAACTCGTCAGCTTGGTGACTCACTTTCCTCTTCCAGAGGCactgggctgctgctgttcaGTCACCAGTGTCTCCCACCTTCACTCACTCTCTGCCTGCAGGCGGCTGCAGTCAAGTTTCAGGGGGTCGTTGGGCCTCCATATTGAATCCTACGCTAATCGCCAGATTTTTTTCtacgccgcctcgccgcctcaCTGCCTCGCCCGTGATGCCTAACCGGGCCCCAATGAGCCGACAAGCTGGCCTCGCATGCCTAGACAGGGTTGTCACGCGGAGAGCGTCATTTGGCCTGCATTCACCGCCTTGCTCTGCCTGACTTGGCTTCACCTGGCCTCAAACTGATTGGTTGGACTGCTGCCTGAGATCCCctctcatcccccccccccccccccccccccccctttcgccCTACCCGCCTGGTCTCTGACGCGCAAGTCTCACCAAAAGTGCCATATTTCGGCCGCTCCCGCACCCCTCCCGCTATCTACACTAGGATCGTTGTTCAAAGACCCGATACTTGGGGGTGTTTCGTTGCGCCCAGCAGCTGGCTTGTCCGTTGTCTCTTTCCTCCAACCGCGACCTCTGCCCAGGGCAATGTGCGGAGAAGCACCAAGTTGcgcacctcctcctcctcctcttcttcttcttccttatCCCCGGACTTTGCGGCACTCTCGTCATGGAAAACGAAAAGACGCAGTTGTTGCGTTCGGATAGCATACAGCGGCAGTTTGCTGCCATTCTCGCCGATGCTCAAAAGCAGTACGCCAGCTCCACGGGTCTCGACCTGAAGGACTACATGAATCCGCCAATGAGAACAACCGAAGACCTGCTGAACGTCATCAACCGTCAGAATGAACAGTTTCAGAGTTTCCGAGAGAAGCGCCAGACCCTATTCCAGGTCCTGTCCACCGCGTGTAAGCCGCTTGAGGTGGTTGGTGAGGCGCTGGCGGGAGCCTCGGAAGAAATCTTCCCTCCCGGCCAGACCATCTTCGCCGCAGTTATGTATTTGATCAATGCCGCCAAGGACGTCTCGGCATGCTATGACTCCATCATAGACCTT
The DNA window shown above is from Colletotrichum destructivum chromosome 2, complete sequence and carries:
- a CDS encoding Putative zn(2)Cys(6) fungal-type DNA-binding domain-containing protein translates to MQRERKYRNILPGPPTTSNENLANEDGEAVSGISSGQEGSKRKRRATTKACNSCREKKIGCNGLQPCSHCKRRGLACEYATISKTILNSIPSGMKLLDEKTANRHKHAAALLGLLRFVPDDQVHDVLQQLRAGRDAGNIVDSLRGQFHSADEIPFPNLLQAAPPPGQNSLEFELMVRHAAAYSPWAPTELPRLDFDSALKSAPGISIESPSAGLSPISTDTPSPLPPTESEASSSSGRPRFMTANSRDGSAGHSFSFSSQGKPGKREAGIVSPPPLCDERLLNADILAWTAVKIPSPAARRIVSLYLETDHAITALFDVDLFLNDLISGGSRFCSRLLVSSLLSWACAYTSYDLEATAWSYSFYDEAQQLLEHETAMGMSTPNTVAAMLYLSMSATCHAKSTTAATEHMDHAIDLAKSIGLFGIADEGMSERWPDGATDFLWEKSLTQTAWGSFVYITTQCAQNKTCKIAYPPRSPIPGDAADFEDGKSPDGPHFPAYMGTTFPCLCKLALIAHDMIWVNYGNILRVEGYSMIEHMEVLYRRYLEWADRLPLELVRSGESAHHVLIMHIYFHAFVLDLFRPLVHHGDAIRARLESFTSQQASPEAICLASATQLGRIVVTYLQRFSSASHSFPWSTALLYFANAVMRELGRTADTSEKLADLRTCIFGYQRLQRSFRLSYGIIRSLLSMALREGAVGSSEARAIINDTDERAKHHRGHGEVQAPFIVDLDLGTLDPAAAHVDRLAAEFEELAIFNEFTVIASGREATNASTEAMGSDTEASRAGKQAGGTLLVRELLKMERAQPSITMVAE